From Camelus dromedarius isolate mCamDro1 chromosome X, mCamDro1.pat, whole genome shotgun sequence, one genomic window encodes:
- the LOC105089302 gene encoding ferritin light chain, whose protein sequence is MHLWASYTYLSLGFYFDCDDVALEGIGHFFCELAEEKRKGAERLLKMQNQRGGRAPFQDVQKPSQDEWGKTQDAMEAAIVLEKNLNQALLDLHALGSARADPHLCDFLENHFLDEEVKLIKKMGDHLTNLHRLSGPQAGLGEYLFERLTLKHD, encoded by the coding sequence ATGCATCTGTGGGCCTCCTACACCtacctctctctgggcttctattTCGACTGCGACGATGTGGCTCTGGAGGGCATTGGCCACTTTTTCTGCGAATTGGCTGAGGAGAAGCGCAAGGGCGCTGAGCGTCTCTTGAAAATGCAAAACCAGCGCGGCGGCCGCGCCCCCTTCCAGGACGTGCAGAAGCCATCTCAAGATGAGTGGGGTAAAACCCAGGATGCTATGGAAGCTGCTATTGTCCTGGAGAAGAACCTGAACCAGGCCCTTTTGGATCTGCATGCCCTGGGTTCTGCCCGCGCAGACCCACATCTCTGTGACTTCCTGGAGAACCACTTCCTGGATGAGGAGGTAAAACTCATCAAGAAGATGGGCGACCACCTGACTAACCTCCACAGGCTCTctggtccccaggctgggctgggcgagTATCTCTTCGAAAGGCTCACCCTCAAGCACGACTAG